ttatacaTGACGTTAGGATTGTTTTTCTATTAAGTGCATTTCATATGTATCTATTCAGTTTCATCAGCCCTGCTCTTTACTACCCTGAATAATGTGGTATCGTTGCCTCCACATTGCTCACTGCTCATTCCCTTTAGAACATCTtttataaacaattaaaaaaatccttccacctgcaaaaagaaaataatggcaaCCCTTTTAGGGGAAGTGGTCTGCAATGCTACAGAGGTGTGGGAGACACCTATAGCATGCCACTGCTCCCAAATGTTTCTCTTTCCTCCAGTATCTCCAGCAGTGGAAAAGTTCTGTTAAAACAGAGCCACATACATAAACCTATCTAGGGTCAGAAATGGGGATAGACAAACCTGCCTGagaacaagagagagaaacaaacctacCATCCAAGGAGTTTTCAGACAAATGCATTAATGACAAGTTTTTCTAAAATCATTTAGGCAACAGGTTCATGCATAATAGAGTGTTTTTCTTCCACTGGACATACCTTATTATTGCTCTTGTAACGCTGACATTTAGGATAATTAGTCCTGTGGGGTGTAATTAGACTGATTTGGAGTTATTTCTGGACACAGGAAATAGGaagacataatttaaaaaaaaaccttcccacaTGGGCTCTGGAAAAGCTAGTTAAGAACTTGAAGTCACCAAGTGTTATAAAATCTCTCTGACCTCAAAGGCTGAGTTTTATATGATTCATATTGATTTGACATGAACTAAGGCCAGGACTTGTTGCATCACCCTACAGGAAATGGCACAGAACTGGAGAGAAACATATATTGAGTAGGACAAAGatcagataaaaataaatcaatagagCCAGAAGTAGGTGAAGGGCTAACCCCTACCCCTTGTGCCAAATCTAATCACAGTATGTCACTGTCTATCCTTCTGCCCCCTCCTCAACCCTCCTGGCAAGAGCCACCAAACAGCCAAAACCAGTAGAGATCTCAAGGCCTAACCAAAACGGGAATTCTCTCCAAGAACATCCTGCCAAGCAATTCTCAATACGTTCTGCTCAATTTACAAGATTATCCTTCTATAGAAATACTAGGCTGGCTTTGATAGCTCAGAAAACTGAGAGATGAATCCTACTTTTCACAAACACAGGCACAAAGCACACAGCGCTGTGAAACCAGCTATTTGAAAACATGGAACACAGGCAAGTGAAGAAGGTTATTTAAGAGGGTataaccacacacacacaacacactcaAGATTTGCCTCCAAGACCAGATCAAGATGAAGATTTTGAGTAACTGACGGTGTGTACATGTGATTAATTTGGGCATTAAATTTGTCCGCCTTCCATTTTTATCCATTCGTGTGGCACGTGAACTTGGAACTGAATGATTTACAGTACACAAATTCATCACAAATCACCCCATAACCATTCTCTACTcaaaagactaaagaaaactgtttatttcAAATTTCAGGTAATCAGCTATTTTTTCACAGTAGtttattataaattattacaTAGCTTACTTTTTTCAGTTTCACAAAATTATGATAAAACAGCCCACATTGTCTTTTTTGGAACACACTAGGCAACTTAAAGTTAAACACAAGTGCTCCCATGACCAAAAGAGATTATTTGAAAGTTAGCCCACTGTAACAAAAATGACCACTGAAATCTAGTCTGAGTGAACTACGCACCTCTAATGAAAGGCAATCATGGTGCCAGGATACGTACTGAAACAGCAGTCATTGGCAAAAGACTCCACTTTTGAAGCTTGCCCGGGAACTGGGACTTCCCCTTTAAGGTGACTATTAAGAGTTATTCTCACTATCTCTGCCCCTCTGGGAGCCCTAAATCCTTCATATGATTAAGGATCTTCTGTAAAAATCAAGAGGTGTAATTAAGACATCCCTTGTGCTACTCTAGTTTATAGTTAGGCTTTCCCTTGCAGTGTGGACAGCATAAATCTGAACTTTTCAGGCAGCAGATCATGCATCTCTCATATCCTCAAACAAGCTTTGTTTTGTAAATAGTCTCTAGAGCTCTTTTATTCTTCATATTCTTCCTATATATCCAATGTAAGATTATACCATCTTTTTCTAAACAAGAGTTTGTTAAAGTGAAAACATTTAGGTATCAGCTACCATTTCTTTCTGCCCATTACCAACACTCACACACAAGTGTTTCTGCGTTTATTTTTACCCAAAATTTGTACATGTATCAGAGACCTAATGTATATGCAGCACATTCAGCAAGTAGCTGAAACATTAAAAGAGTTCTTGATTCAAACAGCAAGCTACAAACAGTACTGCCAACTCATATCTCTGTTATAACTGCACTGACTCATATTTGTGCTTTCTCTGACATAAAAGGAAATGGAATCAAGTTCATCACAGACACCTTGTTTAAAGCTATCTATCCACAAGAAACTGCTCTTGAAATCAAAGTCAGCAAGTTACTTGATGATGAGATTTATCCAGTGCAGAACCCTAAAACCTCACTGAAAGGAAATACTTAATGATAACTTTGAGCTGATTAGTACAATAAACAATTCACCTGTTAACCTTGCTACTGTAGATAGGCAGTAAAAGAATTCAGTTTAAAGTTTTGCTCTgtaaagcaaaacacaaagtTAATCAACAGAGGGCAATATATCAGGTGATATTATATTGGGAGTGTCTATTTAGCggagaaacaaaataaagtgaCAAGCCATTATTATTCACCTCAGTAGTAACTGCCTCTGTACCACAGGTATTTTTTCGCATAACCCAAGGCAGAACTTGACTCACTGATAAATACTAGGATTGAAAACTGATGCATATTTTTAGTGTCAGTTCTAGAACTTTTTACAGATGAGTTTTTTAAATCAAGACACAGTAAAAATTGTATTGTACataaacacaaacatacatatacacCAGCTTTACATTAACATGCTAAAaattgaatatatattttatataaaccCACAATCAACAACtatcttctggggtttttttaaacagcagttaCTTCTCCATACAATAaacattaaagacattttttttatttttaatcatcagTGGTTGTAATAAAGCCTTCATAGGAAGAAACCAAGTTTCTGCAAAGGAAAGATCTCAAAGTTAATGGGAAATTTAACTCCAAATTTGGCAAAGCATTTGGGTATGTTAATTTAAGCACTTCAATAAAACCCAATTCAGATTCAAAGATTAAGAGGCACAATTCCAAATGCCATTTAATTATTTATGAGCTGAAAATTGAACAAATACTTAAGTGCTTTTCTTAACTAATACTAATATTAACTGGTTTTACAGCAAATGAGCTGTCTTTGTAAAATGTAGGAAGAAGTTTGATAGTTACTTTACACGTGACCTCTCCAGCATATGCTAAAACTCTTCCTTACTAGGGACGAATCGTATAAAAAGCAAGCACACAACTACAACATCATATTGACATTCGATAGAGGAAGTGTAAACGagtaaaacagacagaaaatttttttaCAAAGTCTGAATTACAAATCCTTAACTCATGCAAAATCACTGATCCCTGAAAATATTCGGATTATAAAATAAAGACACACCATTCCTGTAGGACACGTGTAATGATTAAGAGTAGATTTGCAGGACACTACCTTTTGTAGCATTCCTTCCATTGCActtaaatggcttttaaaataatcacGAATATGATCATGATTATCAGCATACAATCATGAATATCAGCACTTAAAGTGGGACCTTTAATTAgagggaaacatttttttaactctACTGCAATGTAAAACTTGAAAGATAAGCCATCCTTTGGAATACAGGATTGACCACCTGTGTTACTCTTCTTTCATTAGTTCCTTGTTTCCTCTCCCGTTGTTCTCATTTCACCCTGTTTCCTTTCCTGCTGAACTCACTTCTTCCATTTGCTTTCTTGCAGAGTTCACTTTTTCTAACAACAGGAATATGTGTTCTGCAAACTCCCGGACAGCTCCGCAGCCACcattgcttttacaaatataacCAGCAGCCTTCTGAGCAACTGTACAAGCATCAGCAGGCACACCACTCATGCCAGCTTTCTTCAGGCACTCCACATCAGACTCTTCATTTCCTATTGAGAAAGATGACAGACAAGGCAAAATATCACAGAGGGGAAAAACTGAGCAAACTCAGTATTTTTCTGTGTACATagcaatctatttttaaaaatttgtattcttGCCACAATTTTCATCTCAGCAGCTCAAGAGCACTTTGCACATGCACGGAAAATCTTAGTGATACATGTAAACGCTGATCACACTTTACACAATCTTCAGGCAAGAGAATGGTACTTTTAAGAGTAGTAAAGTTATTTCAGCAACTGAATAAGCATTTGCATATACACTTAAGCTGTCACTGAAATATAGTTTTGTACAGAATCATATGGCTTTCAGTTTTAATTCTGTCCATTTCttgtttccatttcagaataTAATCTGTACAATATCCATCTGAAATAAACTAGAGTCAGTTCAAAATTGTGAGCTGTAACTGTATGCTTCTGTAATATCAAAAGCTTTCCTAAATCTCATTATAAAAACAGCTAAGACTTCCCTTACCAAATTAGACACCGATTCATAATATTTatgattaatatttaatattaattgcaatttaatattaatatttaatattaatatttagatTGTACCCTAACAAGCCTTAAAATACGTACCTGCTTTTGGTGATTGTGTGCTGTAATTTGTACATCAATCCCATTAAGTTTAGTGTATTAACAAAGCACAAAGTGTTTTGAAGCTGAGCAGCACTATGAAGTTTGTATTTGTGTATGCTATATGAAattttactaccaaaaaaaaaaaggaactgaccTAAGTAAGCGACTTCTTTCCAGCTCAAACCCATGTCTTTTTGCCAGTCCTCCAGGACTTGTAATTTATTTGTTGCACTAACTTTTGCTACACATCCCAGCTGCATGGCTGACAGTGTTTTTGAACAATCCCTTTCAGAAATGAATCGAACCTATTAAAATAAAGTGAAGTTAGACTAAATTCtacatacaaagaaaacaaacatgtaagTTCATTTATTAAGACAACAGTAGAAGTTTTGCTCATAGAAGCTCTCAGATACCAGAAAAGCATTGAATAACTGGTTTCTTCAATCAAAACTCGGAGCAGAAGTGATTAGTATCCAAAACCACATTACAGTCTTGAAGTTGCTTTGGGAAAGTGAAACACCATTCTGTAGGCTTCCCTGAggttcaaaaaaagaaatttacatttgcctttttaaatGCAACATGTACCAAATAAAATACTGGATATCACAGTACAGTGGCATGCTGACTACCTAGTGCAATATCATCTAATTAAGCCACAGTAGGGAATAAGAGAATTTCCAAGGAAGATGTCTGTAATGTTTGTAGAAATAGAATATTATGAAGTATTTTCCATGACTCCTCTACCTAGTAACatcattttatttacaaatagaCTTCAAAGCATCAACAGAACACTAAACAGACTGAAGGAACACAGCACATTAATCTCATTAATCTCATTTGGAAAGTTCATTCCaaatttgaaatttcagaaaCAATATACAAGTTAGGCTAAAACCAGAAGATTATTGcagcagaattttttaaaatctcgGACACAAATCCTTCAAGTTTCCTGTCCAAGCTGTGGACAAGCTTATCTTCCCTAATTGCttttaaatactaataaataCTTGGCACTGATTTTAAGTACAGAATGAACAGAAGTGGTGAAAAAGCAAGAGTATATATCAGCAACATATACTAGAACTACATAAAGTGCAGCACAAAGACCAGCAGGTTTTTAATGACAGATTCCAAGTCACAGCAAGTATGGAAATAGGCTCCCACAGGCAACAAAACAATGATTACAAGGTTCCTTCCCCTTTTGCCTCACAGAAAATGAAGTTGAGGGAGTTTTGAAAACCCATCTACTCCATTTCACTGCCCCAAGGCAGCAACAGCTGCATCCAAGCATGTCATGAATGTCTCGTGtaatctgttattaaaaaaaatcctacaatagAGACTCCAAAAATGTATCTGGAGAAGTCTACTTGGGTTATAGCTACCTTCGTCTTATCCATGCCTATCTCCATCTGCAACAGGACTGAGTTAAGGCTCTTTGAAGGCAGCCTAAAGTTGTACTTAGTTCTTACCCCAAAAAATTCTTCTAGCTGTAGCAAAGGAGGCTAGTTTTACATAAATGCAAGCAAATATTCAGATCAGCAGAATTTAGTAGCAGTAATAACaatcaataataacaataatagtatCCATGTTACCATCTgtgttgtttcagtttttcacttACACTGAATTCTTACAACTTCAAAGCACATAGGTTACAGTTAAAACAAATATGCAGACAAAAGTGTTTGGGGGGTTGATTCCCCCCTCTTTGCAAAAATCATGGGTCATCTAGGATGAACCAAGTTACTTGCCTGggtatttcttcctcttctatagCCAAGAGGTAACAACACATCCCTGCCTGGTAAAGCTCACTTCTAATTAATGAGTGTCTAGACTACACAGAACACTATGACTGGTGCTAGCAAAACACCATGAAAACGTCTTCCCACATTTTTCCAggacaaaaagagaaagatgctAAGCTACTATGAATGAGTTTGAGAACTTTCTCAAAACACTTATTTTCCTCCAAGGGATCTGAGAGCAACATTTGTCCCAACCCTGAACCAATGTATTATGCTGCTGGATCACAAGTACTCTGAAGAAACTCCACCTTATATGCTGcagagttttaaaatcttttaatgtTCAGGTTACATCAGAAATAAAGCCTCACACTGCAGAACAACACTTACCtggattccttttttctttaagagatcGATACCAACAATATCTCTATAATCGTAGGAGACCATTTCCTTCTGATCTTCTGTCACATAAATGCGACCATTTGTCAGGCATCCATCAATACTGCAAACCAATAGCTTCACCTCTTTTAATGGCTCTTTGCCAAAATATCCAAAGCTAGACAAAGAAGTTATCTTTTTAGGATGGAAGTTTTTGCACACTCCAAagccaaatatttcaaatacaattGTGATCTTCAGACAGAAGAATcagctttgaaattctttttttctaatgtctTTTCTCATTATCTTCACTTTCCAACTATATTCTccctcttcaaagaaaaaaacagaatgatcCAAAAGACAGCTCAGTTATGatctccatttaaaaattaggaagacatttattttcttagcaTAAAAGGTTATGTTCTGTAGCATTTATTTGGGGCAAACCCAAAATGGAGTAAAGGatgaaaaaggcacagaaaacatATTCCATTTCCACCCATTATTTCCTTAGAGAGATGCAGAGTAGCtgcaaagaaaaggcagctgGCAAAATGTAATCAGCTCATGCCTTCTACATGAACACTCTCAGTCATGTGCATCAGTAAATGTGGTCCAGACCATGGAAGCCTAGGACAACTCAGCTGGAAAAGCCAGAGATGACGCTAACACATTGCTATGGTATAGCAGGGCTTATACTTTTCCACAAGCTGaacttttgaaggaaaaaaaaacccaaaacaaccacaacaacacATAGCAAAGGTAATTCAGATGATTTCATCAGAGATAGGAAAAAATGATGGGTGGAAATAAAGTTGTCCAATTATCTTTGATCTTGATTACTTACATTACATACATTATGAATTCACATGACCATATTTTGAAACAATGAATGATAtcaaagaaataaaggaataaaaagtgcTTTTACCTCAATACTCTCTGTTCTGCAATAGGCCAATCAATGTCTATATCAATATCCACACTGTGCTCTGCACGCATTTCATAGTAGGCCATTTTACCACCCTAAATAAAATAGAACCCATTAAAATTTTCTGCTTGGGTTTCTAGAAATACAAAACTGTACAATTTAGTACCATGTAATGAAAGCTAAGTATCTGGTTACACAGTGGTCACAGTAGCTTAAATATAAGTGAACCATCAATAATGATATTTGGCCAGTGACACAGAACCAAGCATGTGAAACAACTTTCTACAGGCAATGGTTaataagtattttcattttacaactAAAGAAAGTGTGCAAGAAAGATGTTATGCATTATGGTCATTACATCATACTGATTTCACTAGGTCTTTTAATACAGTAAAATAGTAATACCTTTAGCATTTACTTAGTAAGAGTAcgcttattttttgtttgctatcTACACAAAGACTTAATTTCAATTGGAAAAGTATCTGCCACACcccaatgtaattaaaaaaactaaaagccCTGATCCTCAGAGGGCCCAACCTTCATAAAATGTAGAATTCAGCACAATTGTACTATCAAGATCAATGCCTGCAAGTCCACACAGCACTAGCTGGCACTGCATGGGTCTGTGCAAACTATAGAGACCTAAAGTTAGTATCTCTGCATTAGTGAGGTatctagaaaagagagaaataagaacCTGGTATTCTTGACATAGCTAGTAAGGCATTCCCATTACAAATATGGAAATATCTACACTaggctttttttcagttctgcttaCAAATATTGGAAATGATCTGTAAGGTGGAGAACTTGTCTTGCATGAGAAAACTAGGAGACTATACTCGTAGACAAACAGAGTGAAAGTGAAGTAAATGCATTTGTTCTGCATTAATACACTGGGATGTAAAcatcaggaaagggaaaaagactGTTTAAGTTACAGTACAAAATTGGCGTAAGACTAAACGGGCCAAGAATACAAGTTTATAGATTATATGAGAAGCCTATGACTCTGCATGAAGGTCAGTTTCACACCCTTAGTAACACTAAAATGAATTATAAGATACACACTTACAACCTGGCGAACTGATGTGAAACTGAGTATTATATTGTTTTAGGCTTATAGCTATATACTGTTCAATATTATTTGTATAAATTTGTTTGTTGTGCAGGATGCTGTAACTGGAACTGCCCTAGCTACAGCTAGCCCTGGCAAGTTACACATAATAAACAAACTGTTCTGAGGTCAAAGTGCTGTTACTTCATACTGACTGCATTAGGAATAGAAATACATTATTGAATTCAGAACCCTCTATAACAAGAGTAAAAGATGTATTATTCTAACATAAGCACTAACCTGCAAGTAGCCTTTCTCAATCAAATGTCTCTTGGCAAAATAAAATGAGCCATTCTCATACAGCTCCCCAGGCCAATCTTGCCTCCGGTACCGTTTTGCTGGATTCAGGTTTTGGGGCTctgtcattttgttttctgttaagagagaaaaatgaaaaaataagttttccagAATCCCTGTTCAGAGTCACTTAACTTTCTTTAAATAGCTTTCTATTGAAAAATTAAGGATACAATTCAATCACCAACTTTTTTCATTATTGCCTCTTGTTGGTTAGTTTTATAAAGAATCACTGAATTGCTTGCTCTTTCTTAGAACTGTGGATAACAAACTGGAGGACTGCATTTCTAGCAGCAGAGAAGGAGATTTTTCATCCCAGCttacaaaaccccaaaaaaacctgaGAGGTCGTCAGCTCCAAAACTGGTTACTAAAAGGAGTAGGGGAGACATGCTTCTAGACTGTCCTTGCCAATGTGAAAGAAATACTATACTCTATCTCCTAGTATACTATAGGAAGGGGTTTAAATTACGGTGAGGgtaaacacaaaaaacccattCAGCTACCTACACCTAAAACCAAGAATGCCCTGAATGAACTCCGAGAGCTGAGAGGACCAATCTGAAATCTGGAAGGTGAAAAAAGAgcatatgaaaagaaattttgccCGTGAAAACATCTTGGCACTTCCCCAAAATACTTCCTATTTAAGGATACACATTATGTTAACTTTTCATAAGTGGTTTAATCAGTGtccacaaataaacaaacaagtgtCTTTGAACAAGCATGATTCCATAAGATCCCGTATTGTTATCAATGCCAGTAGTGCATGAACCAGGGACCAGAGACTTCTGTCCTTACGCCACCCAAATTCACACGCACAAAGCAGCTAAAATTCACCAGGTCTCATGATCTAGTAACCAAGAAAAAGTTAGAGGGCATTCTCAAACACCCAAAACATCCTGAGGCTTTAGTATATATACACAGCTTGTATTTCATAAATACACACTAGAGCTTTGCGCTCAATGAAGTAAACATTTCCAGTGAGAGAGACACACACCTTTCTCTTTTAGGGTGCATCAATATTAAACCTTAATGCAGAAGGAACAAGAGAAATACAcaggaaaagatttaaaattcttttaacatAATCAGTACTTCAAAAAAGTAcgtctgaaaaaaaagaaaaaaagagtacaaTGCTCTTGTATTGTATATGTATATGCTGTATATGTATATTGTAATGTATAACGCTCCTGTGAATCACTGCCACCTGAAACACCACACTCCTGAAAGACCATTTGCTTTTACCCTTAAGCTGCTAATGTATGCACACCTTATGCACACCTTTGTGTTCCTTGTTCTCGTCGCATATACTCGTTGCAACTGAATGATTCTTTATCTCTCACCACATTAGAAGACGTCAGATGTCATTTTATACTAAAGAATTATTTGCTCTTTTAGGTAGGTCTTgaggctttttcattttaataatctaCCTATAGAGACTAGGGGGCACACAATCACTTCAGAAAACCACACGGTACATCCAAATGAGATTTAGTCTTTCACAGATGTCCATTCTAGCATCTCAAGACGTAAAGTGGACTTTCACTTGGTTGCCTGAAGTGCAATCCACAGAACCCTGAACTGCCATCCACGATTTCGATACTCCTCTTATACTTTATGAACGAACTGTGTCACGTTATTTCTTCTCTTATGAGGAACAATGAGAATGTCCAAGTTATCTGTTTATTCTAAACAAAGGCCTAACTTTTATTCCAACTTACCTCTAATATCAAGCTTCATTTATTTCGCATGCTCTTTTACAGCATGCTTTGTAAACTCATATAAAATGCTtcagatgaattttttttaatctcaataGAATAATTGTAATGTCTGagtacacatttattttttaaaaataaaaataacgaTGTGGCAGTATCTGCACTAACCATTTcgagaaaaagaagcaaacatttctgctttaatcacagaaacaaaagcaacacaGATAATGTGTGCAATAGTTCTTTGTACAAGGACAAAAGGTACTTCTACAGCTACAACAAGGTATAATCTTTATTTGTAAGTAAAGAGTTCAGTCTTTAGTCATCTTGGTAACTGTAGCCGAGAGGCATATTTTCTCAGGGAAAAATAGTCATATTCTTCTGAATGAGCTAATTAACATGAGTTCAGCCCTCATGGCAGTTTGCAATTTGACATAAGTCAGCAACCAAATTAGCAGGCTGAAACAAACTCTAAGTCTCCAGGCTAAGAGGTTGCCATCCCATCTTCACTAAGATTTTACCTCAAAACCTCATATTATTTGTCATTTGTTAGCTACTGCATAGTAAGAACAAACTCTTTCCTAGCTAAGACAGGACCTCAGTGTCATGTCTACATTCACATGAATACCCACCAAGCAGAAGTTAAATGTAAAGTTTTTGGGAGCTATATTTTGAGCCTAGACAAGTTAATAACATTTCAATTTTCAATACCGTATCGCTTCTACAAAACAATTACAGAAAGGCTGAGCAATGATCAGTAATATCAAAACAGCACTACTTAAAAGGAATTTCTAAGCCATCTCACACCTCTCCAAGAACTCAGCCCCTGCCTCTGATACCACTTGCTAATGTAAATACCCTGGGTATGAAAATaaaccatctgaaaaaaaaattaatgaagtgaAACTGTAACCAGAAACAGCTAAATATTACCTCCTTTTTTTACCTCGCTCCATCTAAATTGATGCCGTCTCACAACAGAGAAGACAGAATCAAACCCCTCCTTCTGGATCAGATCTGCCACTTTTATAAGATCACTGGGATGTAAACAGGGAGATGTTGCTTGTATATTTCCTACAATATCAAcctctaaagaaaaacaaacaaacatttatgaaacaatgaatatttttaatacacacaACTGCAAAGTGTG
This genomic interval from Calonectris borealis chromosome 1, bCalBor7.hap1.2, whole genome shotgun sequence contains the following:
- the CMAS gene encoding N-acylneuraminate cytidylyltransferase isoform X2, producing MEAGEGRPRAHLAALVLARGGSKGIPLKNIKLLAGVPLIGWVLRAASDAGVFHSVWVSTDHDEIEKVAKQFGAQVHRRSPEVSQDSSTSLEAIREFLNHHHEVDIVGNIQATSPCLHPSDLIKVADLIQKEGFDSVFSVVRRHQFRWSEVKKGENKMTEPQNLNPAKRYRRQDWPGELYENGSFYFAKRHLIEKGYLQGGKMAYYEMRAEHSVDIDIDIDWPIAEQRVLSFGYFGKEPLKEVKLLVCSIDGCLTNGRIYVTEDQKEMVSYDYRDIVGIDLLKKKGIQVRFISERDCSKTLSAMQLGCVAKVSATNKLQVLEDWQKDMGLSWKEVAYLGNEESDVECLKKAGMSGVPADACTVAQKAAGYICKSNGGCGAVREFAEHIFLLLEKVNSARKQMEEVSSAGKETG
- the CMAS gene encoding N-acylneuraminate cytidylyltransferase isoform X1, which produces MEAGEGRPRAHLAALVLARGGSKGIPLKNIKLLAGVPLIGWVLRAASDAGVFHSVWVSTDHDEIEKVAKQFGAQVHRRSPEVSQDSSTSLEAIREFLNHHHENKMTEPQNLNPAKRYRRQDWPGELYENGSFYFAKRHLIEKGYLQGGKMAYYEMRAEHSVDIDIDIDWPIAEQRVLSFGYFGKEPLKEVKLLVCSIDGCLTNGRIYVTEDQKEMVSYDYRDIVGIDLLKKKGIQVRFISERDCSKTLSAMQLGCVAKVSATNKLQVLEDWQKDMGLSWKEVAYLGNEESDVECLKKAGMSGVPADACTVAQKAAGYICKSNGGCGAVREFAEHIFLLLEKVNSARKQMEEVSSAGKETG